From the genome of Nicotiana tabacum cultivar K326 chromosome 17, ASM71507v2, whole genome shotgun sequence:
AATCGCAGAGGGGAGTTATGATTTGAACCTTATGGATTCGAGATTATAATCTTTTTAAGTTGTTGGaatctaaattaataatttgtacatattcattgaATTTCTTGATACAAATATAGGGTTTGaacaaaagctactgggttcagCCGAACCCGCAACCAACACGGTAGCTCCGCCCCGGCTGAAAGCGACTCCAAACTACTAGTTGATTGGGTCAATGCTAGCAACATTATTCCCCGGAGGATCATGAAAGAAGTTGGAGAGCTGCAGAACATAAGGAGCAAACTAATTTCACTTTGGAACATGTGTTCAGGGAATCAACCAAGTTGTTGATAGATGCAATATGCCATCCATAAGAACATCCAACAAGAAGAAAGCAGAGATCACCTTAGATCATGATATTTTTGTACAAGTGCAAAACCTTGTTTACACTTTGGTTACATGACCTGTGTATAGAATTACTAATAGCATTTCCTTTATCTCTCAGTCGTATAAGGATAGCTTCCTCTTTCCTTCAAGTAGTAACAGGGATTTCTGGACATAGTTTCAGTCCCTCAAAACTttaatactcatttgttgaagaTGAATAAAAATACTTATTTGGGTTTAGGAAAATATATActcattgaaaaataaaattccaaGAGTTTTTGAATGTTATATATCATTAATAACGAATTTTGACTAAATAAAAACCAAATAACCTCCAATCCTTCTAAATTTGTATATCGCTTATGTATTGGTAAAAATAAATGTTACACGTGGAGTTAATTATGCGGTTGACATGGCAAGGCACGTGAATTACTAGAAAAGCGACAGCTGGAGAGGAGCACTAAAAGAGACACGAGTCGCAGCAGATACGAACAAATTACACACGAGGTGAAAAGAAATGGTTGCTCGAGTCTCTTTAAGTTATATGAAGAGGCACCGGTGGAATGAACCAAGACAGTAAAAAGAGCAGATTCATGGATCTTCAATTAATGAGCGTGGATGATTACAAACGTTACAGAATCTTCACGAACAGTTACGATTACCAATTATAACGTttcattaatgtcattaatgCTTATAATGACTCGGTCTTAAAAGGGAAAAGACATTATACTTGAAGACCTCTATATAAGGGAAAGAAATGTTTGTATGGACACGTTCTGATTATGATTGAGGTATAATTACTTTCTTGTGCTTTCTATTGATTACTTTGTCATTTCTTATTctaatttcctttcttatttctGAGAAaatattgaatttcttgattatcagtaacccgagtacttctaaaaatagACTTTGACTGAGAATCTAATTCTTtgattaaacaaattggttctgttaccggAAATCTGATAATCTTCTCTTACTTTCCAAATCACTCTCTCTCAACTGAATCATGTCGAATGTTAATGACAACAACCAGCAGGTGGAAGGAACTCCAGTTCCGTCACCTCAAGGAACCCCACGCAATTCAAGAGAAGCATTACTAGAAAGATCCACTACTCATAACAATGAACAACatggaaatgaacaaactgtCGAGCAGGATGCTGTGAAGCAGTTAATTGCTGAGTACGTGAATGATGCTCTTTAGGCTTTCGTGAGGGGACTACCAATTGTGCCACCCACACCTCCACCAAATAATACTGCAACTGTGGAAATCCCACGATCAGGGTTGGCTAATTCTGGAAGCGGAGGAACTCCCAACGAGTCACGTGATGGGAGACCAGGTACACCtaataattctgatttacaaactttgatactaaccttgcagaaacaggtGAAAGAACAAAACGACCGTATTGAGCAAATATCCGGTGTACCACCTGTGATCAAAGGAGTTGATTTtgacaaatattcacaacaaccatGAAAACCAAGCGCAACTCCATTACCAATTCCCAAAAacttcaaaatgcctgacatcccgaaataggATGGAACGACTGATCCACGTGACCACGTTACTACATTCACCACGGGAGAaaaaggcaatgatttaaccAATCAGGAGATTGAATCTGTGCTGGtcaaaaagtttggggaaacacttACTAAAGGAGCGTTAACATGATactctcttttacctgaaaattttattgactattttgctgagcttgcagatctttttataaaagcacactcgggagcacAAAAAGTTGAAAAGAGAAAGGAGGATATATTCAAAGTAAAGTAAGGAGATACATAATTTCTTCGAGAATTCGTAGacagattccaacgtgaaagaatgttGCTACCAAGAGTATCTGACTATTGGGCAGCCATGGCATTTGCAAGCAATTTAAACGCGAAAATTTCAGAAGCTACGAGGAGGCTTAAAGAGAGCCTACGCGAATTTCCCTGCCACGACATGGAATGATGTCTATAATAGGTATAGTACCAAGTTACAGATCGAAGAAGATATTTTAGCTCAGTCAAGGGTTGAAAACAAAACAGGTTCGAGGCGGTCAGAATCTGAGAAAAGGTCCGGTAAGAATAAGTACGAGCCTTATATGGGACCTTTGGGGCGAGAAGCTCGTTCCAAATTCGAAAACGTGCGGGCTGATCACAGGTTCATAAATAGAGATTCAGGTTCGTCATCGTCGGGATTCAGAAAAGATCGAGGTGAGCGTAACAGAGATGCTAATACAAACGCAAGGATTGGGGACTACAATTTTAAAGTGAGTACCTTTGAGTTGGTCgttgttttaagaagcatgggggATAAGGTACGATGGCCTAAAGAGATGAGATTAAATCCAAATAGAAGAAACCCAGACTTTTGGTGCGAGTTCCATAATGATCACGGCCATAGAACATCAGACTGCAGATTAGTACAAGGTGAGGTGGAACATTTATTGAAGCAGAGCTATTTGATGGAATTGTTCAGCGAGAAAGGCAAACAAGCTTacatgaaaaataggcaagagcccCCAAAACCTTCGTCTCCAAAGAGAACAGTTAATGTGATAAACGGCGGAGAAGAATTCAACGACGTAACCTATACAGCCGCGAGAAAAAGAACAAAGTTCACAATATCTCACGGGAAGCGAACTCGCCAAACTCTGGAAGACGACAACATAAcctttgatgatgcagatgccgATGGATTAATGattcctcacaacgatgcactggtaatatctttacttatacatgatactaatgtaaaacgcgTTTTGATTAACCCACGTAGCTCTGTGAATATCATTCTATTACGAGTGGTGAATGAAATGCTGATGGGCGATCGTGTAGTTCCAAAAGCACGTTCCTTATCTGGGTTTGATAACTCAACTGTTGTTACAAAGGTCGAGATTGAACTAAGCACATACGCAGAAGGGTTCATCAAAGAAAcaaaatttcaagtgatagacacgGATATGGCCTATAATTTGATTCTTGGGAGGCCGtggattcatgatatggatgATGTGCCATCCACATTACATCAGGTTATCAAATTCCCTTCAAAATGGCGAATTCAACAGATTCGAGGAGATCAACAAACTTCAAGGAGCATCAATTCGGTGATACAGCCAAGACAAAAAGATACGAATGCAAGTCAAAAAGATACGAGTGCAAGTCAAAAAGATGCGGGTGCAAGTGAGAAAGATGCGGTAAATCAAATTTCAATAGAAATTGTATAAAAACAAATAGACGTGGACTCTAGACTAGATGTAATTCAAGAGCCAGAGGAGAACAAAAACATTAAAACAACGATTGAGGAGCTTGAAGTTGTTCCACTATTCGAACAATGGCCAGATCGAAGAATTCATATCGGAGCAAGGTTAAACCCAGATAggagaggtaagttaattgaatattTAAATCTAACGCGAATTGTTTTACATGGTCTCATTCATATATGACAGGTATACCTCTcgaggtgatgactcataaattaaatgaagatccatcattcatacctgtcaaacaaaagaagaggaagtaaGGATCATTCAAAAATTAAGTGATCGATGAATAGGTACAAAATCTCTTAAAGATCGATTCAATAcgcgaggtaaaatatcctaattaGTTACCTAATATTGTggtagttccaaaaaagaatggTAAATGGAGAGTTTGTGTGGATTACACTGACTTAAATAAAGCGTGCTCGAAGGATTCATtccctttaccgcatatagatcaattgattgatgctaCCACATGCTACAAATTATTAAGCTTTCTATATGCGTATTCTGGTTATAATCACATAAAAATGGACCCCTTAGACGAAGAAAAAACTTTATTTATTACAaacagggggacttattgttacaaagtcatgccttttggcttgaaaaatgctggAGCCACGTATCAGAGGTTGGTGACCAAGATGTTCCAAGAACACTTGGGGAAGACGATGGAAgtgtacattgatgatatgttagttaaaTCTACACAAGTAGGAGATCATTTTCAACATCTTTCAACTACCTTCGAGATCCTCCGCAGATATAATATGAAATTGAAAGGTAGGATTGCAGCTTTGGAAAGATTCATTTCAAGATATTCAGAGAAAAGCATTAAGTTCTTTACAGTATTGAAGAAGCAAAATCAGTTTGAATGGACTGAGGAATGCCGACAAGCCCTCAAAGATTTGAAGGCATACTTAACAAATCCTCCCCTACTGTCTAAACCAAGGGATGGAGAAAGACTATTTGTATATCTTGTAGTTGCAAAAGTAGCTGTTTGTGCAGTTTTAATAAGGGAGGACAAAGGTAAataatctcctatttattatgttagtaaatctttattagatgctgaaactagatatcctcaTCTAGAGAAACTAGCTTTAGCATTAGTCATGGCTGCTAGGAAATtgagaccatattttcaatgccatcctatCTCCGTAGTAACTGCATATCCAATaagaaatattttgcataaacaggAATTGTCAGGCAGACtagctaagtgggcaatagaactaagtgaatatgacattATTTATCAACCTAGAACAACAATAAAGTCTCAAGTTTTAGCAGATTTCGTCGCAgattttaatacaaaaataattcctGAAATAGAAAAGGAATTACAAATTTTTACTGGAGCTAATCCAAGTACGTGGACTTTATTTACTGATGGCTCTTCAAATGTCAAAAGAGCCGGTTTAGGTATTGTCTTAATCCCACCCTCAGGTGAAAGTATAAGACAAGCAATTAAATGTTACCCtattactaacaatgaagcaaagtatgaagctgtaattgcaggtttggaaCTAGCACGAGAACTCTCTATAGAGAAAATCATGATTAAAAGTGACTCTCAACTGGTAGTCAATCAGATGCAGGGGACTTACACTGCTAGAGAGGCACGAATGCAACAATACTTGGAAAAGGCTCGAGAACTGGTCAGGCAATTCCAATCATGGAAGATCGTGCAAATAACcagggaagaaaatgcagaagcagacgcGTTGGCTAACCTTGCTTCAGTTGCAGAAGTAACGAGTGAGGAAAATGCTATTgtaatacatttatttcattcagcacttgaCCAGGATAAACATGAGGTaagctttaataatttaacatgggattggagaaacgagattGTTAATTTTTTGCAGTACGGGATCGTACCTGAAGGCAAGAAAGAATCTCAAGTGCTTCGACGAAAAGCTGCTCGTTACTGCCTAATTCGAGATAATTTATATCGAAAAATATTTGGTGGTCCTTTAGCAAGGTGCCTTGGACCCAATCAAATGGAGTACGTGATGAgggaagtacatgaaggacattacGGAAATCACGCAGGTGTAAGATCTTTAGTTAAAACACTAATcagggcaggatactactggcctaaaatggaagaagatgcggaaaGGTATGTAGccaaatgtgataagtgtcaacgatATGCCAACAATATGCATCGACCTGCAGAGTTATTACATACAGTTATTtccccatggccatttatgaaatggggaatggatatagtaGGGCCTTTACCACAAGCTAAAGGAATGGTACGGTTCTTATTAGTGTTAACagattacttttcaaaatgggtagaggtaGGATCTttcaaacaggtacgagaaaatgAGGTGAAAGACTTCATTTGGCGAAACATTATATGCCGGTTTGGAGTTCCAAAAGAAATCGTATGACACACAATTTATAGGCTCGAAAATCACGGAGTTCTTTCAAAGTTGACAAATCAAACGAATAACCTCTTTACCTTACCATCCCATGGCAAATGGacaagctgagtcaacaaataagattatcatcaataatttgaagaagagaCTAGAAAAATCAAAAGGGAATTGGCCTGAAGAATTACTAGGAGTGTTATGGGCTTATAGAACCACAACAAAAACAGCCACGGGAGAAACTCCATTTTTGCTTGTGTATGAAGCTTTAATACCAGTTGAAATAGGAGAACCAAGCACGAGATTCACATTGGCAATGGAAGAGTCGAACGATGAGGAATTAAGAACAAACTTGGACTTACTCGAACAAAGAAGAGAAGCAGCTTTAATACGGATTGCAACACAAAAGCAAatcatagaacgatactacaacaGAAAGGCTCACCTCAGGTACTTCAAAATTGGGTACTTCGTTCTTAAAAAGGTTTTCCAATCAATGAAAAAAACCGGAGCAGGAAAGTTaaatccaaattgggaaggaccctataaaGTTTGAGGTATCGCTGGAAAATGTGCCTACGAATTAGAAACCATGGATGGCAAGGTTTTGTCCGATtagccgcccaaaaatagcggatcgaaatATATTATAATCAAAGGGaaaaccttcgacacttcaacaCCGGGGATTTGGTACTAAGAAAGGTCACGCTAAACACCCGAAACCCGAACAAAGGAAATATtgggaccgaactgggaaggagcGTGCTAgattatcgagatcaccgaaaaaggatcctacaagctagGAACAATGAACGACtagcaactaccgaacaactggaatataaCGCACTTAAAGCGATATTACCACTAAAGTTGaaatatgttaaatgaatccggaatgacatcaaatttgacacacaagtcataaatgacataagtgagctattccaattttcggaatcagattccgaccccgatatcaaaaagtcaaatccgtggtcaaCATTGAAAATCTTTaccctttaaatttctagtttccgttaaatggccataatTTTAGTTATGAACCTctaaattaaattccgggcatatgcccaattcccaaatcacgatacggacctatcagaCCCGCACCCCGGAACCCcaaaaaactcataaattttgaTAACCCATTTGagtacgagtccacccatactagttttactcaaatccgactctgaacaTGCATATCGCCTATAGGACAGTTAGAGGTTGGTGAAACAATGTTATCAGGCCCTGAGTTGGTGCAACAAGCTagggaaaaggtgaaggtaattcaaaatcaattattggccacgtccgacgccatgccatggccacgccctggcatgtcctgcgtcctgccatgtcatgcgtcctgccatggccatgtcctgccacgtccgatgtCAGTACATGGCCaagtacgaccacgccctgccatgtcccgtcatgtcctccGTCGTGCCATGAGTTAGGAAAGCTAGCCAATTTTTATGTGAGATGTGACGATCCAAAGAACATGTACAATATTTGTATATGAGTCAATTTTAAACCAATGATCATATATGGGACattataaataaaggtctgaaaagGTGGATGACGTGGCAgttaattttgtttcttttgagaTACGCATGAGAAGAACACAAGACTACTATCCTGTGGTACAAGAACTAGGTtcttgattctcatattttcgtgtgttatgtagcccataccttccaagtgatcccgggacccccgaaccacgatcgcctaaaattgttccgggccatcaaatatgacctaaggaaccatagtcaccgtcccgccatgatcgttcctcattctttgcattttacggccacgACATCGCGAGAAGTCCATTGAACCTTATCATTTAGAGGAAGGAGAAGTCGTAACAAGGTTTCCGTAGGTGAACCTGCGGAAGGATCATTATTGAAACTAATTTGCGAGCATGGGCTGGGGGGGGGGATAGTTTCTTGCATTTGCCAGTAATTTTCCGCATTTGCGATAGAGGcgggttcgtatttgcgaacagGTAGTTCTCATTTGCGATGGGGACTGGCGGGAagctagttcgcatttgcgatcaattttTTTACCCATTAATTCCTTTATTTACATCTTAAACTAACCCCTGCAAGTAACCAACAAGGGATGGTACGAggttttaggtctgaaagcaaacgcattgcactctttttctgttgagccgattttgtcccaaatgggctttccggtaaggtttttaactaggcaacaagtaaatcgtgctaacttagaattgaatgcCAGCAACGAACCAGTGTCGATGATCATAACAATATTTTCAGGCCCCAAAcactgggggcattaccctctGATATCGACTTTAGCATGGAAAGAGACTTCAGGATTGAGAAGTCTCAATCGATAGGATTCaatgtaagggccaaacggtcaaatgaaccattCCCACATAGACTGCTCGAACCCTGACCCAAAGCATGTATACATACATTACTATTATGcgcaagaataaagagaagtctcTACCTTGCAAACATCttgttttttaaaactttttcctTTACATTTCTCAAGGAATTCCCTGCTTCCGATCCCCTAAAGGAAACAAGCCCAAGGGCCGCCTTAACCTAAGTTCGAATAATCActctctcactcggggactgcggTCCGAATAACAAACTCGGACGGTCCAAGCTATTAGACCTCGGGGTTATAACGATCTATTAGGAAACCCACGAATTTTATAGGCTAAGGTCACCCCCACTCGGGTACTTCCATCTTAGGCAAACCCGGATAACTAAGGATAATGATAATTACACGAGACAACACCCGAACTATAAAGGTATACGGCCACATAAACACGGCTCAGAGACATCCGAAGCCCGTCGCAAAAACAACAAGGCCTTGAAATTTcttaaccggttctaaaggctaccctcggcatattATAAACCTAAACTACTTTGGGGAAAGGTTTTGGGTAACACCGAATCCCCACGATGCCTTAACATAAAATAATGTTAAAGGAAAGGTTTGCTCGAACCTTCGAACATAACCTAACTATTTCGTGCTAAGGCATTTTGATCTTTGCCAACACAAataaaaaagcaaaggaaaaattcaaaagttgtgaaagggaaaaagccttatatatatatatatatcaaatattaatatatatatcaaaaattcTTTTAACAAGCACTGAATAGCCCCGTTACAAAATTCTTAGCAAAGGCCgaaacggcctcaacaaaaagATGATACAAAAACCCAAAGGAAAAAATGCCTAAAAAGATCCTAAATGGCCTAGTCTTCATTGGGGGCCACGTCATCGCCTACGGGGTCTACGCCACCATCGGACTCACCCGAATCTTCGGACCCCTCGGAATCTTCCTCCTTGGGATAATCCAGCTTCCTGGCCTTGGCTTAGTATATTTTGGCATTCtagatttcaaccaataaatcaaaATCCCGAGCATGGACTCCCTCGAGGGCCTCCCCTGGGGATTTCCACTTCGCGTGCTTCACCATATTTCTCGCTTGGTCCTGAGCAGCCTCGGCGTCGGCCTTGTGCTGAGCTACATTATCATCGGCCTCAGCCCTGACCACGAGAACCTCTAATTTGGCCGCCTCAAGATCCGTGGCCAGATTTTCTTGACCGGAGACAGTCGAGTTCAGCTGGACTGAAGCATCTTGATTGTTTTGGCCTGTACAGAGGTTTTTTCCTTTGCAGCCCGAAGCTGGACCTCAGCCGAAGCCAACTGTGCATGGGCAGTCTCCTTTTCCGAGGCTAAGCGGTCCATGTTTTTCTTCCATTCTTCGGCCTCAACCTTCATCGTATCCACCTCCGCCTGTAGCTGCTCGATCTAGTCAAGTTATTTTTGAACCTGCAGGTTCGAGTTGCTAGCAACTGTGTCTGAATCATCGTCACTAACTTCAAATACTCGTCTTACCTGCTCGACCAGGTCTGCATGCTCCTTCCGAGCCTCTTCTATCTCGCACTAAAACTTCTCACTAAGGAGCTTGTAAGCATCCCTCTTTTCAATAAGCGCCCCGGGTTTCGGCCTCGTGTTGGTTTAACTATTCGCGATATCAGAGAAAGGTTtcgtgatgaagcaccgaggcctgcgaacacgaagaaggatgTTACGATTATTTGGAATTTAATCTAAGTACATAATAAAAAGGCAttcgaagttacccgattcaacgCCTGTTGAGCTTCGTTGAAAAGAAAGGGGGCCTCCACCTCATCCATTTCGGCCTGATCATTTTCGGTCACCAGGCATCTAAGATAGCTGGCAACTCCCACGGGGGCGGAGAGAACCCGGGTATCCTCAGGTATGGATTAGATGATTGACTACTTCCGGTTAGGATCTGCATTCGGGGCTGGGAACCAGCCTACTAATCTCGGACTCGAAGAAGAGCCGCTGGCTCCCGAAGACAGCAACTTCTTTGGTACTGGTAAGTTTCCTAACCCAGTGACATCCTCCAAGGCGGTAGAATATAAGCCATCGAAGAAGTTGTTGAAGGAATCTGCCGCCGCTTGAGGCCCCTCATTTGGGCATCCTTTCAGCATTTGGGCCTCGTTTATCAT
Proteins encoded in this window:
- the LOC142171713 gene encoding uncharacterized protein LOC142171713, which translates into the protein MANGQAESTNKIIINNLKKRLEKSKGNWPEELLGVLWAYRTTTKTATGETPFLLVYEALIPVEIGEPSTRFTLAMEESNDEELRTNLDLLEQRREAALIRIATQKQIIERYYNRKAHLRYFKIGYFVLKKVFQSMKKTGAGKLNPNWEGPYKV